A stretch of the Azospirillum brasilense genome encodes the following:
- a CDS encoding HD domain-containing protein, translated as MPKDVVLSDVDVWESSITTWLRSNVAEDPAHDVDHLLRVWRTAKALAAAEAERDGGPPPDMLVVLAAALLHDIVNVPKDHPDRSRASRLSADRAEEVLSGMGFPDALIPATRHAIEAHSYSAGIPPLTVEAKLVQDADRLESLGAIGIARCFATSGLMKRALFHGEDPMAETRPLDDLQYALDHFKAKLLLLPNTMQTPAGRARAQERAAFLLSFQVQLLAEIAGDA; from the coding sequence ATGCCAAAAGATGTTGTGCTCAGCGATGTCGATGTTTGGGAAAGCTCCATCACCACGTGGCTGCGTTCCAACGTGGCCGAGGACCCGGCGCACGATGTCGACCACCTTCTTCGCGTCTGGCGCACCGCCAAGGCCCTGGCCGCGGCGGAGGCCGAACGGGACGGCGGACCGCCGCCCGACATGCTCGTCGTGCTGGCCGCGGCCCTGCTCCACGACATCGTGAACGTGCCGAAGGACCATCCGGACCGCAGCCGCGCCTCCCGCCTGTCGGCGGACCGGGCGGAGGAGGTTCTGTCCGGCATGGGCTTTCCGGACGCGCTGATCCCCGCCACCCGCCACGCCATCGAGGCGCACAGCTACTCCGCCGGCATCCCGCCGCTGACCGTCGAGGCGAAGCTGGTCCAGGACGCCGACCGTCTGGAAAGCCTGGGGGCCATCGGCATCGCCCGCTGCTTCGCCACCTCCGGCCTGATGAAGCGGGCGCTGTTCCACGGCGAGGACCCGATGGCCGAGACCCGCCCGCTCGACGACCTGCAATACGCGCTGGACCATTTCAAGGCGAAGCTGCTGCTGCTGCCCAACACCATGCAGACCCCGGCCGGCCGGGCGCGGGCGCAGGAGCGTGCGGCCTTTTTGCTGTCCTTCCAGGTCCAGCTCCTGGCGGAGATCGCCGGGGACGCCTGA